The following DNA comes from Neoarius graeffei isolate fNeoGra1 chromosome 25, fNeoGra1.pri, whole genome shotgun sequence.
AGGGATGAAGGTTGTGCTCAAAGTGGGACAGAGTATGTACCATcatgaacatcatcatcatcacactctATTCAGTAATATTTTTTGTGTAATATAATTACACCTTTAatagaatagtgtgtgtgtgtgtgtcattcctGCAGGTGCATATGGACTGCCCCCCAAACCAAAACCCGATCCGGGTCACTCCAGCAGCAAAACTCCAGGTTTATCACTCTTTGTGTCTCACTCTCCCACTTGTCTCTGTTAACGTCACCTGTatcactccatctctctctctctctctctcttgtttgcTCTCCATCACCTATCTCATTCTCCATCTTActcctgtctctctttctctctcagatcacggcgcagactccccaaacagcgTAAACGGAGCCGAAGCGGGCGAGATAGATACAGGTGACGGCTCCATCTCAGCCTCGGTCACCGTGGTGATCTTCAGTGCAGTGGGTGGAGCCTTTGTCTTGCTGTTGGTTGCCGTAGTGATCGGGGTGGTGTGTTACCGCAGGAGGAAAGCCAAACACTCAGAAACACAGCGGCCTAGCCTGTCTCTCTCCGCCCTTACGCCCAGAAGGGGCGGGCCCAACACTGCAGGAAACACAGGAGTCATGGCAGGGGGTAACATCACTGGCGGCACAGAGCCCAGTGACATCATCATCCCGTTGCGGACTTCTGACTCCGCCTACTGCCCACACTATGAGAAGGTCAGCGGTGATTACGGACATCCGGTCTACATTGTACAGGAAATGCCTCCTCAGAGTCCGGCTAACATCTACTATAAAGTATGAGGAGGGACCtggaacaaaacacacacacacacacacacacacactccccccccctccacacacacttcGTAAGACTGAagattcttccttccttccttcccggaAACTCATCCTTATCACACATGTCGTTGATTGGCTGAGATGTGTTCTGTGCGTCTTTAGTTTGCTACAaagctaatgttgctaacaaataaGGGAAGCTTATAGCCACCAATTTAGCATATTacactaagtgtgtgtgtgtgcatatgtataAAATCATCCTCCAGAAGCTGAATCACTTTCCTCATCGACACACACTTTGATGTCACTTGACACCAGCACAGGCTCCGGTACGGGGGTGGGGCATGGCGGGGTGGGGCATGGCGGGGCGGGGCTGAGTTAACAGTCAGTGCTAAATGTAATTACGGTGTATTCTTCGTCTCTCTCGGTATCGTTTCAGcagtttttcaacacatctgagagaAATGCTGACGTTCCTGATAATACTGGATATTTTTTACACGGTTTATATAAAAGATTTGAGCTACATGTTAGCTCGCAAAACGCCATTAGCTTCCCAGTGTTGTATTCCAATGTgacgaaaataaataaaattcatagTTAAtactatataaataaaaacacttgTTAAATATTACAGTACTGAGTAATATAGTAAAATAATATTTATACATGTGCAATATTTATATCTAATCCTCAGATCCACAAGCGCTTTCATTTGTTACTGAAGGAAATGAAAATCGCTCCAGTTTTTTAAAATCATACAAGTTCAGACATTTATCTTCATATTTCTGTATAAAGCTGCAAAAAACATGTATGAGTCAGTCGTTACTGCCATTCTGCCATGACAGGACCACAAAAATATTCTAGAAAAACCACTAAAAAGGGCATATTGTTCCTGAGACGAGTCGGTGACTATTTTGACGAAACTGAAGGCCATAAGCTTCTATTacttgttagcaacattagcatCAACTCAAGGTGCAAACCTCGTGGAAAACATGTCTCATGGACATTTTACTTTtggactgctctgtgtgtgtgtgtgtgtgtgtgtgtgtgtgtgtgtgtgtgtgtgtgtgtgtgtgtgtgtgttaaactgcAGATCTTTGTAAACACCTGTGGTAGAGACTGGCACTGAAGCCTTGTGTTACTTCCTGTTTCTCACCTGTTGTAGTAAATGTTTcgatcgtgtgtgtgtgcgttataAAGATGTCCTAAAACCCCACAAACACATTGTAGGATTGAAGAGTTGAAATATTGAAGCGGTTGGTTTTAGagcggtgtgtgtgtttggtgtttaTTCTGCTCTTCACTCCCAATTCCCTCGGCGTGTTTATTTCAGTCACCGTGAAACCAAAAGCGCTGGCGTTTCCCTCCTCCTGCGTTTGTCCCGATTTTTCCCGCCGTCTTTCTCTCTACATGCATCTAACCCTGAATTCACATGCTGAGCGTTTTCCTGCCTCACGCTGGTTGTCAGCAGGTTACTGGCAACTGCGTGTCGTTTCTCTGCGACTCGACATAGAAACAAATTACAacgaaaataatttttaaaaatggcgaggtCAGTGATGTTGAAGACACCAAAAGTTTCTCCTTATATTTGTGCATCTTTAATGAAATTTCTGCTCAGAGGAGAAACCATGACGTCTCTGGTGACCCCCATGGATTTAGATGTGGACCATAAACATTCAACCAATCAGGACAAAGAACCGTCCCTACACTTCAGGTTACACTTCAGGAAGCGCCGCCTCTTTCACTAATGCACTAATGTCCTGTCAGAAATAGTGTAATATTTTTGCAGTGAAGGCACATGAACGCCATCACAATGTcatcattacatttttttttcaaatcaagaaCCCCAACTTTCCAAGTAAAATAAACTTCCTGTCATTGAtgacacaaaaaaaaagtaaacacaATAAAACACTGCTCACACTGTCCGTTTTTCCTCCCGATCAAAACGACTTGGATACACACGTCATAATCACCACCTCACAACTCGTATGCACGAAACTCCAAGCAGGACGTGAAGGCAATAAAGCATTGAGGCTTCTTCACCCCGATGTGTGTTTTGGTGATGTGGATTTGGAGGGAACTGGAGGGAGATGGTGTTGCACGTGTAAGGAGGGGCGCTTTCTTcatttgttccttgtcaaacgtctgAGTTTTACTCAAATGGAGCAACGGTCAGTCAGAGTTCCAGCCGGTTTTCTTACCCCATTTAAAATCACACATCTCTCTGATCCAGTTTTCTAAACTCCTGCGCTCCGCCCCATCCGGAGTGCCTTTCCAACGCGACATCAACTTGATCAGACAGGAGCATAAATTACATTGTTTGCCTCAatattctggggaaaaaaattgTGCCAAATTAATAGGTTGTCtccagtcttgaaataaacgtaaataataataaaaacacaacaattagaatttttttaaaaatacaatacaAATACGGTTGCTGTTTTTGCCGTTCTATAAAATGCCTTTTGACTGATTTCTAATTCCATTACAAAATTAAAAAATTTGGGTTAATTAATTAATGGCAGTGAATGTTGGCAAGGAAAACTCAGGAGTGGGAGGAGTTTGACACACACATTGATGACATCAGAAGACAGcagttggtttaaaaaaaaaatgtttaaggaTACATGGAGCACATCTTCATCCTGACCATGATATCAGACACCAGTAAAGAATGGATTATGGTTCACTATTACCTTCTCACTCAACACTTCGCTtctcatttacagtggtgcttgaaagtttgtgaaccctttagaattttctatatttctgcataaatatgaccgaaaacatcatcagattttcacacaagtcctaaaagtagataaagagaacccagttaaacaaatgagacaaaaatattatacttgctcatttatttattgaggaaaatgatccaatattacatatctgtgagtggcaaaagtatgcgaacctttgctttcagtatctggtgtgacccccttgtgcagcaataactgcaactaaacgtttgcggtaactgttgatcagtcctgcacaccggcttggaggaattttagcccgttcctccgtacagaacagcttcaactctgggatgttggtgggtttcctcacatgaactgctcgcttcaggtccttccacaacatttccattggattaaggtcaggactttgacttggccattccaaaacattcactttattcttcttta
Coding sequences within:
- the efnb3a gene encoding ephrin-B2 isoform X2, with product MSSWTDVFSCIPYGELNGHGSQLGACLLELLEQFGDERGYVLYPQMGDRLDLVCPASSSPPQYEFYKLYLVSEREQADKCELSNDSNLLLTCDKPNADTRFTIKFQEFSPNLWGHEFKNLHDYFIIATSDGTRQGLDSMRGGACATRGMKVVLKVGQSAYGLPPKPKPDPGHSSSKTPDHGADSPNSVNGAEAGEIDTGDGSISASVTVVIFSAVGGAFVLLLVAVVIGVVCYRRRKAKHSETQRPSLSLSALTPRRGGPNTAGNTGVMAGGNITGGTEPSDIIIPLRTSDSAYCPHYEKVSGDYGHPVYIVQEMPPQSPANIYYKV
- the efnb3a gene encoding ephrin-B2 isoform X1, yielding MRSSSGFFCRMERGAQKLSECPHGLTFLVVFLMESLTVTAANLEPVYWNSLNSRFGDERGYVLYPQMGDRLDLVCPASSSPPQYEFYKLYLVSEREQADKCELSNDSNLLLTCDKPNADTRFTIKFQEFSPNLWGHEFKNLHDYFIIATSDGTRQGLDSMRGGACATRGMKVVLKVGQSAYGLPPKPKPDPGHSSSKTPDHGADSPNSVNGAEAGEIDTGDGSISASVTVVIFSAVGGAFVLLLVAVVIGVVCYRRRKAKHSETQRPSLSLSALTPRRGGPNTAGNTGVMAGGNITGGTEPSDIIIPLRTSDSAYCPHYEKVSGDYGHPVYIVQEMPPQSPANIYYKV